The following nucleotide sequence is from Methanomassiliicoccus sp..
GCAGGGATTGGTATGCTTGATGACGGCGGCGCATGCGCGGTCCTCGAACTCCCGCAAAAGGGAAAGCGCGGACTCTATGTCCAGTATGTTGTTGAACGACAGCTCCTTGCCGTGCAGCTGCTTCATGCGTGCCACGGCCACCCCGGTCGCGAACGGGTCCCCGTAGAACGCCGCCTGCTGGCTGGGATTCTCCCCGTAGCGGAGGTCCTGCACCTTATCCATCCCCACGTTGAGGGTCTGGGGGAACATGGGGCCCGGGAAGGTCCCACCCAGGTGCTGGGCGATGAGCGCGTCGTAGTTTGCCGTCGCCCGGAAGGCCTCCAGCATCAGCCCCTGCAGCGTCCCCTCGCCCAGATGGCCCTGGGAGGCGCTCATCTCTTCCAAGAGGGGTACGTACCGGGAGGGGTCGGTGACCACCGCCACTGACCTGTAGTTCTTGGAGGCCGCGCGAATGAGGGAGGGACCGCCGATGTCGATGTTCTCTATCACCTCCTCCAGGGAGACGCCGGGCTTGAGGACCGTCTCCTTGAAGGGGTAGAGGTTCACCACCACCATGTCGATCTTCTTGATCTTCATTCTCTCCAGCTGATGCATGTGCTCGGGCAGGTCCCTGCGTGCCAACAGCCCCGCGTGTATGTTGGGATGGAGGGTCTTCACGCGCCCATCGAGCATCTCCGGGAAACCAGTGACGTCGGAGATGCTCACCGTCCTCACCCCGTTCCTCTCCAGTAGCAGTGCCGTGCCGCCAGTGGAGATTATCTCCACACCGTGCTCCTTAAGTCCGCGTGCGAAATCGATTATGCCGTCCTTGTTGGAAACGCTGATCAGGGCGCGTTCGATCTTGACCAAAGTCTTGCCTCCAGATTCACGAAGGGCCAACTGAGAGAACAGTTGCCGAGGCTATATGTTGCGGTGGTTCATAAACATAACTTCAAGACGCCTCCTCCATGGACGCCGGTGATGACCGGTCCAGCGATGGACGTGTAATTACCAGAACTGATTTATTAATAATAACATTTTAAAATGACTGGTCCGGTTGGTGTCATGATGTCACTGAGGTTGTTGGAGTGGCTCATCCTGGGCATCCTGATCCTGACATGCCTGCTCTTGGCGGCCAAGACGTTCAGGAAGGAGAAGGGACGGCTGCGGTCGCTTTTCATCATCCTCATGCTCACCTTCTGCGGCCTTTTTTCCACGCTGGCCCTGGACCTGTGGGTGGAGAGCATGGATGTCAGGGTCTTCCTTGGGGGCTTGCAGGTCCTGCTGTTCTCCATCGCCTGCATACTGCTGCTCTTCTTCGACCTGGAGTATGCTGGAAAGGGCAGATGGCTCACGGTCAGGAACGTTATCCTGGTATCCCTGGTCCCGGCCGCGTCCATGGCGCTGTACTGGACGAACGATCACCATCACCTCTTCTATAACTGGGTGAGCTTCAACGTCGTGCAGGACACCGTGGAGATGTATACTGACTATGCTACCGTGTTCTTCCTCCTTTATCTGTACATCCATGCGCTCACCATCGTAGGCAGCCTGTTCGTCTTCTACCTGTTCAGCAACACCCCCAGGACGCAGAAGAAGCAGACCGGCATTGTGCTGGCGGCCTCCTGTCTCCCTTGGCTCGTGAGCACTGGAGAGGTCACTTTCTACATGTCAGGGTCTTACATCGACGTACTGATGAACTTCTCATCCCTCACGCTGGCAGCAGTCCTTTATTATATCGGGACCTTCACCTTCAAGCACTCCGACGTAACCCCCCTAAGCTATGACGCGGTGGTGGAGAACATGGACGACGGGGTCATAATCATAGACTCCGACGGCGCCCTGGGCTATGCCAACTCCACGGGCCGTGAGGTCCTGGGCCTCGGCCCTGAGGTCATGGGCAGACCGGCCGAGAACGTGCTGGTACCTCTTGGCTTGGGGCCGTTCTGTGGAGGCCACGCGGCCTCATCCCACGAGAAATGGTTGAACGACAGGATGTTCAACGTGAAGACCCGCCACATCCCCGGGTCCAGCGGTGTGGTCCAGGGTCATCTCATAGTGATACGGGATGTTACCGAGGAGCGCAGGGCCAAGGACTCCCTACGCCTGGCGAACGATAAGCTGGGCCTGCTGTCGATGGTGGCCAGGCATGACATGATGAACAAATTGGTGGTCCAGCGAGGATACCTGGAGCTGGCCGGGTACAACAACGGGGGCAGGCTGACGGAGGAGCGGCGCCAGATAATGCTTTCCAACGTCGAGGACATGGAGAACATCATGATCTTCACCCGCGACTACCAGTGCCTCGGCCTGAAGAGCCCGGAGTGGCAGCCCCTCGGCCCCATGGTTTTGGTCGCAGAGAGGACGGTGCACCCCCCGGGCATCGACGTCCTCATCGATGCCCAGAAAGTGGAGCTGTACGCCGATCTCATGCTGCAGAAGGTGTTCACCAACCTCCTGGACAACTCCGCCCGCCACGGGGAGAGGGTTAGCGTCATCCACGTATGGACGGAGGAGAACCAGGACCTCAGCCTTTCGGTCCTCTACGAGGACAACGGAGTGGGCGTGCCCATGGAGGAGAAGGAGAAGATATTCGAGCTAGGCCACGGCCGCAACACCGGCCTGGGCATGTACCTCTCGCGGCAGATATTGGGCATCACGGGATCGACCATCACGGAGAAGGGACGGCCCGGCCAGGGCTGCACCTTCGAGATCCTGGTGCCCCCTGGTAAATGGAGAAAGGCATCGTGATAGCCCATGCTGACGATGACAACGCATGCCACAGGCGAACAAGGTCAGGGTACGAGCCCTTAGATCTCTTCGTTGTCGGAGATGGCACCGGCGCTCTCGAGCAGGCGGAACAGCTCCATCATGGGCAGGACCACGGTCATCTTATCCATCATGATGTACACCTCGCCGTCGGATAGGAACAGGTCGGCCACCTGACGCTGGAACTCGCCGGGCTTGAAGCTGGAGACCCAGTCGAGCACCCTCTCCTCCTCGTCCCAACCGTCCTCCGGCTCTCCGAAGGCCACGTCGATGACGGCGTTCTCGGACATCACTGGCTCGAGGCCTTCCTCCTCCATCTCCTCCTCGTCGTCCTCTTCGTCGGCCCCTTCTTCTTCCCAATCCTCGTCCTTCTCACGTGCCATGATAGCTCACTCCGGAACGATCTTCCTTCAACCTATAGGCCGTAGGTGCTACTTCTAACCTGCAGGGACCCTCCCGCTCATGGCCTCTCCCTTCTCGAGACGTGCAAAAGCCTTTTATCAGGAGGCGGCCCTCAATGGCCGATACCATGCTGATCATCTCAGAGAGGATAAACGGGTTGTTCACTTCCGTGGGGAAGGCCATCGACAAACGGGACGCCAAGTTCATCCAGGACCTGGCCCTCCGGCAGGTGGAGTGCGGGGCCCAGGCGCTGGACGTAAATGTAGGTCCCGGTCGCGATGATGGCCCCGCGGCAATGGAGTGGCTGGTATCCACGGTGCAGGAGGTGTCCTCTCTGCCGCTGTCCCTGGACACATCCGGTCCCAAGACCATGGAGGCAGGCCTCAGGGCCGCCAAGAACCATGTCATCATGAACTCCACCACCGCCGAGGAGAAGAAGATGGCCAAGTTCTTCCCTCTGTGCAAGGAGTTCGATGCGGAGATCATCTGCCTTTGCATGGACGAGAAGGGCGTTCCCAACTCTGCTGAGGCCAGGGCGGAGATGGCCATGCTCATGATAACTAAGGCCATGGAGTACGATATCATGCCCGAGAGGCTCTACCTCGATCCCTTGGTGCTTCCGACCAGCGCGGCCCAGGACCAGGGAAGGAAGATAATCCAGGCAGTGCAGATGTTCCAGACCCTAAATGAGCCGGCCCCCCGCACGGTGGTGGGCCTCAGCAACGTGTCCAACGGTACCAAGCAGCGCAGCCTGCTAAACCGCACCTTCCTGGCCATGCTGATGGGCTCCGGCCTCAGCGCTGCCATCTGCGATCCCGAGGACCAGGAGCTCATGGACATCATCAAGGCAGGTCAGGTACTCATGAACGAGAGGCTATACTGCGATGATTTCCTCCGGGACTGAGAGCAGGACAATCCTGATGAAAGGATCGAGAATTGGGAGATCTGCGTGAGCTGGTCATCGTGAACTGTGATCACAAAACACCGAGGGTCTATTCCCATTCCTCCCTGAGCTGCTTCGAGCAATGCCCTCACAAGTATCAGTATAGGTATATTGAAGGCTTGGAAGCGGAGCGCAGGGGCATCGAGGCCTTCTCCGGCTCCATAGTGCATCTGGCCCTGCAGCACCTTCATCAGCGGGCAGATGAGGGCGAGGTGCTGGGAGAGGAGGACATTATCGCCTTCCTCCGGGACAGGTGGGAAGAGAACATGGGCGATGATGTCGTCATAGTGAAGAAGGACATGACGAGATCTGATCACCTCAGGAGGGCGGAGGCGGGGCTCCGTGCCTATCACCGCCACTACCACCCCTTCGATCGCGGATGCACCGTAGGGCTGGAGCACGGCATCAAATTCAAGGTCCAGGGGGACAGGGAGCACTCTCTCGTGGGCTACATCGATCGTCTCACCGAGGCTGGCGACGGGGTGTTCGAGATCCATGATTACAAGACCGGTAAGAGGCTGCCCACCTCCGCCGACCTTAAGAATGATCGCCAGCTGGCCCTTTACGAGATAGGTGTCCGTCAGAACTATCCTCAGGTGAAGGAGGTTCGCCTGGTGTGGCATTTCATATCTCACGACAAGGAGATGACATCATGCCGCACCGCGGAGGAGCTGACCGACCTAGAGCGGGGCGTGGGAACGCTTATCGATAAGATCGAGAGCTGTCAATGCTTCCCCTGTCGTGCCGGTTCACTCTGCCGATGGTGCGAACACAGTGACCTCTGCCAGCATTAATGCGAGGCAATAGGAATTTATATAAAATCATAGTTCTATTTTATTAATATTATACTATAGTTACAGTTATCTTTTTTGATATAATTATTACTATTTAATAGAAAAGTATATAAATAGAAAGGTACCAAAGAGGTACCAAACCTTTTGGGGGGTTTACAACACGAAGAATGCAACGAAGATACTAGCACTAGCGCTCGCGCTAGTGGTGATGACCAGCGCCGTCGCCTTGGTAGCTTTACAGGGAACTACGACGACCGGTGCTGCTGACCAGGGATCCGACGATCTGAACACGTCGACCCCGGTCTCTGAGGACCAGAATCCTGAGTTGGTAGACCAGACCCCGGCTGAGAATGAGGAACAGAACGATATCCCAGCAACCACCACAATTTCTGCGGATAAGACCGCCGATGGTTTCTGGACTAAGACCATCCTGTATACCTGGACCATTGACAAGACCGTGTACGAGAACGACTACGTGGTTCTTGCCGATGACTGCAATGGGTATGACCTCATGATCGAGCCCGGCGAGTGCGCTGTGATCTCTTACCTGATCACCGCTGACAGGTCCTGCCCAGTTGTGACCGAGAAGATCGGTGTTATGGGGACCATAACGGTAACCAACACTGGCTGCGCGGACACCCAGAGCCTGACCATCGTGGACACCATACAGATACTGGTGGATGATTGTGTCGGATACGAGGACTACGTGAGCTTTGCCGTGGATATCTCCAGCCACCCCATCCTGGCGGCCGGTGAATCCTACTGCTACAGCTACTGCTTCGAGTTCGATGCTGTCGAGGGTGCATGCTACCGCAATGTCGCTGACGTGACCATCTGCAACTTCGAGGGTTATGCTGGCGAGATGTACGGCGTTGAGGCCATGGACGGGTTCAACCTGCCCTGCGAGCCCGAGGTCACCATAATCGATGACAACGCCTGCATCGTGGACGAGATCGGTGCCATCCCCAGCGGCTTCTGTGTCGAGGCCCTCACTGGTGTTGGGCCCTGGTTCGTGAACGGTGACGAGTGCTCTCACTTCGAGGTCTCCGTCAACCTGCAGGTGACCAATGTCGACGCCTGCCGCGACAAGATCTACACCATCTGCAACACGGCCATCCTGAGCCTTGAGGATTCTTGCGGGGAGATCTCCGACAGTGAGCCCATCGTGATCTACGGTGGCTACCTGGAGACCACCCTTGCCGTCTGCAAGACCGCTGATGTGTCCTGGAGCGAGTACATCCAGCTAGGCCTGAACTTCCCCGACGCTGCCCTGGCAAGCCAGGTCAGCCAGGAGGACGTTGAGTTCGCCGAGACCGCAGACCCCGTCCTGATCGATCAGGTCGTGCTCAGCGATATTGGTACCTTCACCGTCGTCGGTGGCATCACCGTTGTCAACACCGGTGCCTACGCCACCCAGGGCCTTGTGCTCACTGACACCATCCAGATATGGAACGGTGAGTGCTGGATCGATGTCGCTTCCATCAACGTTGACACCTGCGCTATGCCCATTCTGTGCCCCGGTGAGAGCTACACCTACGCATATGAGGTGACCTTCACCCTGGAGAACGTGGCCTTCATCGACTTCGATGAGACCCCGCTGCAGAACGTCGCCTACGCCAGCATCTGCAACTACGATGACGACGCTGAGGTGGATGGAGTTTACTTCTATCTGCCCCTGGAAGTGCCCTTCCTGCCCACCATGCTGACCATGGAGACCTCGGTGGTCTATGGCGCCAGCACCATTGCTCCCCTGAGCGATGACTGCAACGGCCCCCAGATGGAGTTCGCGACCGAGCTCAACTACCACCAGATCGTCCAGATCGTCTTCGGTGAGGAGACCGTTATCAGCACCATGACCGACATCTC
It contains:
- a CDS encoding dihydropteroate synthase, with translation MLIISERINGLFTSVGKAIDKRDAKFIQDLALRQVECGAQALDVNVGPGRDDGPAAMEWLVSTVQEVSSLPLSLDTSGPKTMEAGLRAAKNHVIMNSTTAEEKKMAKFFPLCKEFDAEIICLCMDEKGVPNSAEARAEMAMLMITKAMEYDIMPERLYLDPLVLPTSAAQDQGRKIIQAVQMFQTLNEPAPRTVVGLSNVSNGTKQRSLLNRTFLAMLMGSGLSAAICDPEDQELMDIIKAGQVLMNERLYCDDFLRD
- the purH gene encoding bifunctional phosphoribosylaminoimidazolecarboxamide formyltransferase/IMP cyclohydrolase, whose translation is MVKIERALISVSNKDGIIDFARGLKEHGVEIISTGGTALLLERNGVRTVSISDVTGFPEMLDGRVKTLHPNIHAGLLARRDLPEHMHQLERMKIKKIDMVVVNLYPFKETVLKPGVSLEEVIENIDIGGPSLIRAASKNYRSVAVVTDPSRYVPLLEEMSASQGHLGEGTLQGLMLEAFRATANYDALIAQHLGGTFPGPMFPQTLNVGMDKVQDLRYGENPSQQAAFYGDPFATGVAVARMKQLHGKELSFNNILDIESALSLLREFEDRACAAVIKHTNPCGIACDDHIYDAFMVAYNVDPLAAYGCIIGLNRECDLRTAEEISKHFVEIVFAPSFDPQALELLSKKKNIRLMTTPGPITLEDAPKVKMKYIKGGMLVQTADNGQVTAENLKVVSKRAPTEEEIKTMLFANRVCKHIWSNTVILAKGERVVGIGAGQMSRVDSSFIAAHKAGENAQGSVMASDAFFPFRDGVDEAAKAGATAIIQPGGSIRDQEVIDAADEHGMAMVFTGVRVFRH
- a CDS encoding PD-(D/E)XK nuclease family protein, with protein sequence MGDLRELVIVNCDHKTPRVYSHSSLSCFEQCPHKYQYRYIEGLEAERRGIEAFSGSIVHLALQHLHQRADEGEVLGEEDIIAFLRDRWEENMGDDVVIVKKDMTRSDHLRRAEAGLRAYHRHYHPFDRGCTVGLEHGIKFKVQGDREHSLVGYIDRLTEAGDGVFEIHDYKTGKRLPTSADLKNDRQLALYEIGVRQNYPQVKEVRLVWHFISHDKEMTSCRTAEELTDLERGVGTLIDKIESCQCFPCRAGSLCRWCEHSDLCQH
- a CDS encoding PAS domain-containing protein → MSLRLLEWLILGILILTCLLLAAKTFRKEKGRLRSLFIILMLTFCGLFSTLALDLWVESMDVRVFLGGLQVLLFSIACILLLFFDLEYAGKGRWLTVRNVILVSLVPAASMALYWTNDHHHLFYNWVSFNVVQDTVEMYTDYATVFFLLYLYIHALTIVGSLFVFYLFSNTPRTQKKQTGIVLAASCLPWLVSTGEVTFYMSGSYIDVLMNFSSLTLAAVLYYIGTFTFKHSDVTPLSYDAVVENMDDGVIIIDSDGALGYANSTGREVLGLGPEVMGRPAENVLVPLGLGPFCGGHAASSHEKWLNDRMFNVKTRHIPGSSGVVQGHLIVIRDVTEERRAKDSLRLANDKLGLLSMVARHDMMNKLVVQRGYLELAGYNNGGRLTEERRQIMLSNVEDMENIMIFTRDYQCLGLKSPEWQPLGPMVLVAERTVHPPGIDVLIDAQKVELYADLMLQKVFTNLLDNSARHGERVSVIHVWTEENQDLSLSVLYEDNGVGVPMEEKEKIFELGHGRNTGLGMYLSRQILGITGSTITEKGRPGQGCTFEILVPPGKWRKAS